In Pecten maximus chromosome 10, xPecMax1.1, whole genome shotgun sequence, one genomic interval encodes:
- the LOC117336664 gene encoding elastin-like, with the protein MANKSTQCIVPGVVPGVVPGVVPGIIPCVVPGVVPGVVPGVVPGVVPGIVPGVVPGIVPGVVPGIVSGVVPGVVPGVVQGVVPGIVPGIVPGIVSGVVPGVVPGVVPGVVPGVVPGVVPGVVQGVVPGIVPGIVPGIVSGVVPGVVPGVVPGVVPGVVSGVVPGVVPGVVPGIAPGVVPGVVPGVVPCIVPGIVPGIVPGVAPGVVPGIVPGVVPGIVQGIVPGIVPGVVPGIVPGIVSGVVPGIVPGVVPGIVPGVVPGIVPGIVSGVVPGIVPGVVPGIVPGIVSGIVSGVVPGVVSGIVLGVVPGVEPGVVPGVVPGVVPGIVPGIVPGIVPGVVPGIVPGIVSGVVPGIVPGVVQGVVPGIVPGVVPGVVPGIVSGVVPGIVPGVVPGVVPGVVPGVVPGVVPCIVPGVVPGIVPGVVPGVVPGIVPGVVPGVVPGIVPGVVPCIVPGVVPGVVPCIVPGVVPGVLPGVLPGVVPGVVPGIVQGVVPGIVQGVVPGVVPGIVPGVVPGVVPCIVQGVVPGIVPGIVPGVVPGIVPCIVPGSVPGVVPGIVPGVVQGVVPGIVPGIVPGIVPDIVPGIVPGIVQGVVPGVVPGVVPGIVPDIVPGIILLLALTGPCSENVRIVPTDSQLNSV; encoded by the exons atggcaaaTAAGAGCACACAG TGCATTGTACCAGGTGTTGTACCAGGTGTTGTACCAGGTGTTGTACCAGGTATTATTCCATGTGTTGTACCAGGTGTTGTACCAGGTGTTGTACCAGGTGTTGTACCAGGTGTTGTACCAGGTATTGTACCAGGTGTTGTACCAGGTATTGTACCAGGTGTTGTACCAGGTATTGTGTCAGGTGTTGTACCAGGTGTTGTTCCAGGTGTTGTACAAGGTGTTGTACCAGGTATTGTACCAGGTATTGTACCAGGTATTGTGTCAGGTGTTGTACCAGGTGTTGTTCCAGGTGTTGTACCAGGTGTTGTACCAGGTGTTGTACCAGGTGTTGTTCCAGGTGTTGTACAAGGTGTTGTACCAGGTATTGTACCAGGTATTGTACCAGGTATTGTGTCAGGTGTTGTACCAGGTGTTGTACCAGGTGTTGTACCAGGTGTTGTACCAGGTGTTGTGTCAGGTGTTGTACCAGGTGTTGTACCAGGTGTTGTACCAGGTATTGCACCAGGTGTTGTACCAGGTGTTGTACCAGGTGTTGTACCATGTATTGTACCAGGTATTGTACCAGGTATTGTACCAGGTGTTGCACCAGGTGTTGTACCAGGTATTGTACCAGGTGTTGTACCAGGTATTGTACAAGGTATTGTACCAGGTATTGTACCAGGTGTTGTACCAGGTATTGTACCAGGTATTGTGTCAGGTGTTGTACCAGGTATTGTACCAGGTGTTGTACCAGGTATTGTACCAGGTGTTGTACCAGGTATTGTACCAGGTATTGTGTCAGGTGTTGTACCAGGTATTGTACCAGGTGTTGTACCAGGTATTGTACCAGGTATTGTGTCAGGTATTGTGTCAGGTGTTGTACCAGGTGTTGTGTCAGGTATTGTGTTAGGTGTTGTACCAGGTGTTGAACCAGGTGTTGTACCAGGTGTTGTACCAGGTGTTGTACCAGGTATTGTACCAGGTATTGTACCAGGTATTGTACCAGGTGTTGTACCAGGTATTGTACCAGGTATTGTGTCAGGTGTTGTACCAGGTATTGTACCAGGTGTTGTACAAGGAGTTGTACCAGGTATTGTACCAGGTGTTGTACCAGGTGTTGTACCAGGTATTGTGTCAGGTGTTGTACCAGGTATTGTACCAGGTGTTGTACCAGGTGTTGTACCAGGTGTTGTACCAGGTGTTGTACCAGGTGTTGTACCATGTATTGTACCAGGTGTTGTACCAGGTATTGTACCAGGTGTTGTACCAGGTGTTGTACCAGGTATTGTACCAGGTGTTGTACCAGGTGTTGTACCAGGCATTGTACCAGGTGTTGTACCATGTATTGTACCAGGTGTTGTACCAGGTGTTGTACCATGTATTGTACCAGGTGTTGTACCAGGTGTTTTACCAGGTGTTTTACCAGGTGTTGTACCAGGTGTTGTACCAGGTATTGTACAAGGTGTTGTACCAGGTATTGTACAAGGTGTTGTACCAGGTGTTGTACCAGGTATTGTACCAGGTGTTGTACCAGGTGTTGTACCATGTATTGTACAAGGTGTTGTACCAGGTATTGTACCAGGTATTGTACCAGGTGTTGTACCAGGCATTGTACCATGTATTGTACCAGGTAGTGTACCAGGTGTTGTACCAGGTATTGTACCAGGTGTTGTACAAGGAGTTGTACCAGGTATTGTACCAGGTATTGTACCAGGCATTGTACCAGATATTGTACCAGGTATTGTACCAGGTATTGTACAAGGAGTTGTACCAGGTGTTGTACCAGGTGTTGTACCAGGTATTGTACCAGATATTGTACCAGGTATTATACTACTTCTTGCATTGACCGGTCCATGCAGTGAGaatgtaagaattgtacctactgACTCCCAGCTCAATTCAGTTTAG